DNA from Candidatus Binatia bacterium:
TCGTCTCCTTCCAATACGACCCACTCACCGCTCCCCTGCTTGAAGCCGCCGCCGAAGTTCCGCGGCATGCCGCCGATGAAAAAGCTCGGTTCGTACCCTGCCCGGTCGAGCACCCAGGCCAACAGCGCCGATGTCGTGGTCTTCCCGTGCGTCCCGGCGATCACCACGGATCTTTTCGAACCGATCAGGAATCTTCCCAAAGCTTGGGGAAAAGAAATATAGGGGATGCCGAGCCTGAGCATCTCCACGACTTCGGGATTGTTGCGCGACACGGCGTTCCCGACAACGACGAGGTCCGGCCGGCCGCCAAGAGAATCATAAAGATGCTCCGCGTCGTAGCCCATGAGCGCTTGGACCCCGAGCTCCGCGAGATAGGTGCTCATCGGCGGATAGACGTTTTGATCCGAGCCGGTAACGCGATAGCCCTGGGACAGCAACAGGCCGGCGAGCGGCGCCATGCCGACGCCGCAGACCGCGATCAAATGGACGTGGCCGCCTTTGGGTAGATCGCTCATTGCAGCAGGGCCTTCATGATCAGGTCGTGAATGTGCGGGCGAAACGCTTTGATCTTATCGTTATTGCGCGAAGGATGCACGCGGTTGGTGAGAAGAATGACATGGCAATCCTTCGCCAGGTCCCACCAGATCGACGTGCCGGTAAAGCCGAGATGGCCCACGGAATTCGGAGAAAAGCAGCTCCCACTGGACGAGTTCTCGGCCGAGGGCGTGTCCCAACCGAGGGCGAACGTCGATCCCTTCACGGTCTCGTCGCGCGTGAGAAACTCCTGCACCAGCGGCGCCGGCAGCAGCGGATCGTCGCCGGCGAGGCATTTCCGGAGCCGGATCAGAAAACGATGGATGTCGCGCGCATTGGAGAAAAGGCCCGCGTGTCCCGCCACTCCGCCCATCGCGTAGGCGTTGTCGTCGTGCACCTCGCCGCAGAGGATGCGCTTGCGCCACGGACACTCTTCCGTCGGCGCGATCACCTCCTGCACCGGTTGGAGCCGCCGCGCCCTGATCTGCGTGAGGTCGATGAAAGATGTCGAGCGGAGTCCCATGAGCTTGAAGATTTTCTCCTGGCAATAGCGGTCGAGACTCCAGCCGGTGACCTCCTCGACGACTTCGCCGAGGAGCATGTAACCGAGATCGCTGTAAAGGCTCTGCGTGCCCGGCGGCACCAACACCTTTTCCCGGTGAATTTGCTCGAAGACGTAGTTCTTGGCCGCGCGGCTGGCGACAAAATTGACCTTGCCCTTCTTTTGGTCTCTGGCGATGTCTTCGTAATACGCTTTCCAGGCCGGCAAGCCCGAGCTATGCGCCAGCAGGTGGCGGAACGTGACGTACATCTTGCCCAAGACGCCGAAGTTGGGAAAAAAGCGGGTCACGCGGTCGTCGAGCCGGACTTTTTTTTCGCGCACGAGCAGCATGATGGCCGGAGTCGTCGCCAGCGGCTTGGTGAGCGAGGCGAGATCGAAGATGGTGTCCGGCTGCATGGGCGTCTTG
Protein-coding regions in this window:
- a CDS encoding serine hydrolase domain-containing protein translates to MLFQPVEDAFKEAVGQGVFPGAVVVVGKGAEIVFEGAFGFRSLVPDKTPMQPDTIFDLASLTKPLATTPAIMLLVREKKVRLDDRVTRFFPNFGVLGKMYVTFRHLLAHSSGLPAWKAYYEDIARDQKKGKVNFVASRAAKNYVFEQIHREKVLVPPGTQSLYSDLGYMLLGEVVEEVTGWSLDRYCQEKIFKLMGLRSTSFIDLTQIRARRLQPVQEVIAPTEECPWRKRILCGEVHDDNAYAMGGVAGHAGLFSNARDIHRFLIRLRKCLAGDDPLLPAPLVQEFLTRDETVKGSTFALGWDTPSAENSSSGSCFSPNSVGHLGFTGTSIWWDLAKDCHVILLTNRVHPSRNNDKIKAFRPHIHDLIMKALLQ